A window of the Zootoca vivipara chromosome 14, rZooViv1.1, whole genome shotgun sequence genome harbors these coding sequences:
- the CEP20 gene encoding centrosomal protein 20: MATITELKAVLTDTLEKRGTLGQIKARIRAEVFNALDDQSEPRPSLSHENLLINELIREYLEFNKYKYASSVLTAESGQPEVPLDREFLVNELNIVEDPNSRSVPLLYGIINQLLHGNEEKVCNTFPRAPLLQVSNQPTKGVKWGLLRSQDA, encoded by the exons ATGGCGACCATAACAGAGTTGAAAGCAG TTTTAACAGACACGCTGGAGAAGAGAGGTACGCTGGGACAGATCAAAGCAAGGATCAGAGCTGAAGTTTTCAACGCGCTGGATGACCAAAGCGAGCCACGGCCATCGTTGTCCCATGAGAACCTTTTAATCAACGAACTGATCCGTGAATACTTGGAGTTCAACAAATACAAATATGCTTCATCTGTTCTAACAGCAG AATCTGGCCAACCTGAAGTTCCATTGGACAGAGAATTTCTTGTTAATGAACTAAATATAGTTGAAGATCCAAACAGCAGATCAGT GCCACTTCTGTATGGAATTATAAACCAGCTGTTACATGGTAATGAAGAAAAGGTCTGCAATACATTCCCCAGAGCACCTTTGTTACAGGTTTCAAACCAACCAACGAAAGGAGTCAAATGG GGGCTGCTGCGGAGCCAGGATGCATAG